In Phoenix dactylifera cultivar Barhee BC4 unplaced genomic scaffold, palm_55x_up_171113_PBpolish2nd_filt_p 000340F, whole genome shotgun sequence, the following proteins share a genomic window:
- the LOC103705387 gene encoding putative pentatricopeptide repeat-containing protein At1g02420 encodes MLFKRFPIQSPLIRNAPPHLQFNPQNSILPSLRNPFSTETLAEEEQDHHDSVGTVFHIITTSSSHNSMIQSLKSSGIFLSNDLIDRVLKRFRFSHGNSFRALEFFEFVGKRKGFYHTPFSYDTMLYILGRSRRFEEVWRLLVEMKRKDRSLITTRTVQIVLGRIAKVCSVRQTVESFRGFRKLCVDFNTNCLNALLRTLCQEKSMADARNVYHRLKHEFRPDLQTFNILLSGWKSVEDAEGFFEEMIQLGVKPDLVTYNCLVDVYCKNCQVEKAHKLIDKMRDEEIYPDVITYTSLIGGLGLIGQPDKARDVLKDMRELGCYPDVAAYNAAIRNYCIAKRLGNAFALLEEIAGRGLAPNATSYNLFFRCFYWANDLESAWRLYERMRSEGCLPNTQSCMFLVRLFRRQEKVAMALQLWNDMVEKGFGSFTLVSDVLFDLLCDSGKLDDAERCFLQMVEKGQKPSTVAFRRIKVLMRLANRHDSLRNLSEKMAMFGHLSPVDTERVDDSSEIPSSILHPC; translated from the coding sequence ATGCTCTTCAAACGCTTTCCAATCCAATCTCCACTGATAAGGAACGCTCCTCCACACCTCCAATTCAATCCCCAAAACTCCATTCTCCCTTCCCTCCGAAACCCCTTCTCCACCGAAACCCTAGCAGAAGAAGAGCAAGACCACCACGACAGCGTCGGGACCGTCTTCCACATCATCACCACCTCCTCCTCGCACAATTCCATGATCCAATCCCTGAAATCCTCTGGAATTTTCCTCTCCAACGATTTGATTGACCGGGTCTTGAAGAGGTTTCGCTTCAGCCACGGGAATTCCTTCCGAGCCCTTGAATTCTTCGAATTCGTCGGAAAAAGGAAGGGTTTTTATCACACTCCCTTCTCCTACGACACCATGCTCTATATCTTGGGCAGAAGCCGGAGATTCGAAGAGGTCTGGCGATTGCTGGTCGAAATGAAGCGAAAAGATCGCAGCTTGATCACCACTAGAACGGTTCAGATAGTTCTCGGTAGGATTGCCAAGGTTTGCTCGGTTCGGCAGACCGTCGAGAGCTTCCGAGGGTTCCGAAAGCTTTGTGTCGACTTCAATACCAATTGCTTAAATGCTTTGTTGAGGACTCTGTGCCAGGAGAAGAGCATGGCCGACGCCCGGAATGTGTACCATAGATTGAAGCATGAGTTCAGGCCTGATCTCCAGACCTTCAACATATTGTTGTCTGGTTGGAAGTCGGTGGAAGACGCCGAGGGGTTTTTCGAGGAGATGATTCAGTTGGGAGTGAAGCCTGATTTGGTGACATATAATTGTTTGGTTGATGTATACTGCAAAAATTGCCAAGTGGAGAAGGCTCACAAGTTGATCGATAAAATGAGAGATGAGGAGATCTACCCCGATGTGATTACATACACTAGCTTGATCGGCGGATTAGGATTGATCGGCCAGCCCGACAAGGCTAGAGATGTTTTGAAGGATATGAGGGAGCTGGGGTGCTACCCAGATGTAGCAGCATATAATGCTGCCATTCGGAACTATTGCATCGCAAAGAGGCTTGGCAATGCTTTTGCTTTGTTGGAGGAGATTGCAGGCAGAGGGTTGGCTCCGAATGCGACGAGCTATAATCTTTTCTTTCGGTGCTTTTATTGGGCTAATGATTTGGAGAGTGCGTGGAGGTTGTATGAGAGGATGAGGAGTGAGGGGTGCTTGCCCAACACGCAGTCTTGTATGTTTCTTGTTAGATTGTTCCGTCGGCAGGAGAAGGTGGCAATGGCACTTCAGCTTTGGAATGATATGGTCGAGAAGGGGTTCGGATCATTCACATTGGTCTCTGATGTGCTGTTTGATTTGCTCTGTGATTCAGGTAAATTGGATGATGCTGAGAGGTGTTTCCTTCAGATGGTCGAGAAGGGGCAGAAGCCAAGCACTGTTGCATTTAGGAGAATTAAGGTTTTGATGCGGCTAGCTAACAGGCATGACTCTTTGAGGAATTTGTCGGAAAAGATGGCGATGTTTGGACATTTAAGTCCAGTTGACACTGAAAGAGTGGATGATTCATCAGAAATACCATCCTCCATTCTGCATCCCTGTTGA